The Prevotella melaninogenica genome window below encodes:
- a CDS encoding rhomboid family intramembrane serine protease translates to MRNIPVVTKNLLIINILVFIATYVLRGLNIDLNDILGLHFFLASDFRIWQFFTYMFMHGGFTHILMNMFMLWMFGMVVENVWGPRKFLFYYIVCGVGAGLCQELAQYGTYLVEGLAQYESVKIGTTVLPMNVYLNMMNTVGASGAIYGVLLAFGMLFPEERMFIIPIPVPIKAKWIVMGSIVVELFSAIGTSNDGVAHLAHLGGMLFGFILIRYWKKHPYSGYGDFGMNRGHQFFDRMKNTWEQRGGRDSRNATNGNSGSWSNTSQSNNANNRSDWDYNAQKKQQQEEVDRILDKIRKSGYDSLTKDEKQKLFDSSKS, encoded by the coding sequence ATGCGAAATATACCTGTTGTAACAAAGAATCTTCTTATTATCAATATTCTGGTGTTCATAGCCACATACGTTTTAAGAGGATTGAATATTGATTTGAATGATATTCTTGGCTTACATTTCTTTTTAGCCTCTGACTTCCGTATCTGGCAGTTCTTCACTTATATGTTCATGCATGGTGGGTTTACACATATCCTAATGAACATGTTTATGCTGTGGATGTTTGGTATGGTTGTTGAGAATGTATGGGGTCCAAGAAAGTTCCTTTTTTATTACATTGTCTGTGGTGTTGGCGCAGGACTCTGTCAGGAGTTGGCACAATATGGAACTTATCTTGTAGAGGGATTGGCACAATATGAATCTGTAAAAATCGGTACTACAGTTCTTCCTATGAATGTTTATCTGAATATGATGAACACTGTTGGTGCCTCTGGAGCCATCTATGGTGTACTACTTGCCTTCGGAATGCTATTCCCAGAAGAGCGTATGTTCATTATTCCTATCCCTGTTCCTATTAAGGCAAAGTGGATTGTAATGGGTTCAATCGTTGTAGAATTGTTCTCTGCGATAGGCACAAGCAATGATGGAGTAGCGCATTTGGCACACTTAGGTGGTATGCTCTTTGGTTTTATTCTTATCCGTTATTGGAAGAAACATCCGTATTCTGGTTATGGAGACTTCGGCATGAATCGGGGACATCAGTTCTTTGATCGTATGAAGAATACGTGGGAACAACGTGGAGGGCGTGATTCTCGTAATGCTACGAATGGCAACAGTGGGTCTTGGTCGAACACTTCTCAGAGCAATAATGCTAATAATAGAAGTGATTGGGATTACAATGCCCAGAAGAAACAACAGCAAGAAGAAGTTGATCGCATCCTTGATAAGATTCGTAAGAGTGGTTACGATAGCTTGACAAAAGACGAGAAACAAAAGCTCTTTGATAGTAGTAAAAGTTAA
- a CDS encoding HU family DNA-binding protein — protein sequence MNKTELIEKIAANAEVSKAVAKKALDATTEAIKEALAAGDKVQLVGFGTFATTERPAHEGINPRSKEKIKIAAKKVAKFKAGAELADAVNK from the coding sequence ATGAACAAAACAGAATTGATCGAGAAGATTGCAGCTAACGCTGAGGTAAGTAAGGCTGTCGCTAAGAAAGCTTTGGATGCTACTACAGAAGCTATTAAGGAAGCACTTGCTGCTGGTGATAAGGTACAACTCGTAGGTTTTGGTACTTTCGCTACAACTGAGCGCCCAGCTCACGAGGGTATTAATCCAAGATCAAAGGAGAAGATTAAGATTGCTGCTAAGAAGGTTGCTAAGTTCAAGGCTGGTGCTGAGTTAGCAGACGCAGTAAACAAATAA